A region from the Vicia villosa cultivar HV-30 ecotype Madison, WI linkage group LG3, Vvil1.0, whole genome shotgun sequence genome encodes:
- the LOC131661466 gene encoding probable LRR receptor-like serine/threonine-protein kinase At5g10290 isoform X1, which yields MYVEMKLVSILLLLLATVYSFALPQLDLQEDALYALKLSLNASPSQLTNWNKNQVNPCTWSGVYCDQNTNVVQVSLAFMGLTGTLTPRIGALKSLTTLSLQGNHISGEIPKEFGNLTSLVRLDLENNMLTGEIPSSLGNLKRLQFLTLSQNNLKGIIPESLSSVPNLINLLLDSNDLRGQIPEQLFNVPKYNFTGNKLNCGVGYQHLCISDSENQGSSHKSKIGLVVGTVIGLILLLFLGSVLFFWCKGYKREVYEDVPGEVDRRITLGQIKKFSWRELQIATDNFNEKNVLGQGGFGKVYKGDLADGTKIAVKRLTDYESPGGDQAFQREVEMISVAVHRNLLRLIGFCSTPTERLLVYPFMENLSVASRLRELKPGESVLNWATRKGVALGTARGLEYLHEQCDPKIIHRDVKAANILLDGDFEAVVGDFGLAKLVDVQRTNVTTQIRGTMGHIAPEYLSTGKSSEKTDVFSYGVMLLELVTGQRAIDFSRLEDEDDVLLLDHVKKLQREKKLDAIVDSNLKKEYNIEEVEMIVQVALLCAQAMPEERPAMSEVVRMLEGEGLTERWEEWQHVEVTRRQDTERLQRRFAWGEDSIHNQEAIELSGGR from the exons ATGTATGTGGAAATGAAACTAGTGTCTATTCTGTTGTTATTGTTGGCTACCGTTTATTCTTTTGCACTTCCTCAGCTTGATTTACAAG AAGATGCACTATATGCATTGAAGTTATCTCTGAATGCTTCGCCCAGCCAGCTTACAAACTGGAACAAAAATCAAGTAAACCCTTGTACTTGGTCCGGTGTTTACTGCGACCAGAATACCAATGTTGTTCAAGT TTCACTAGCTTTTATGGGATTGACTGGAACCTTGACACCAAGAATAGGAGCTCTAAAAAGTCTTACAACTCT TTCTTTACAAGGGAATCACATCTCTGGTGAGATACCAAAAGAATTTGGAAATCTTACCAGCTTAGTGAGATTGGATCTGGAAAACAACATGTTAACCGGTGAAATACCGTCTTCCCTTGGTAATCTTAAAAGGCTTCAATTCTT GACATTGAGTCAGAACAATCTCAAAGGGATTATTCCAGAATCACTTAGCAGTGTCCCAAACTTGATCAATCT TCTGTTAGATTCAAATGATCTTAGAGGACAGATTCCGGAGCAGTTATTCAATGTTCCTAAGTACAA TTTCACTGGAAATAAGTTGAATTGTGGCGTGGGTTATCAGCATCTTTGCATATCTGATAGTGAAAATCAAG GTTCTTCACATAAATCAAAAATAGGCCTCGTAGTTGGAACAGTTATaggtttaattcttcttctttttcttggtagcgttttgtttttctggtgcaAAGGATACAAGCGTGAAGTATATGAAGATGTTCCAG GTGAAGTTGATCGGCGAATTACATTAGGTCAAATAAAAAAGTTTTCCTGGAGAGAACTACAGATAGCTACAGACAACTTCAACGAGAAAAATGTATTAGGACAGGGAGGCTTTGGAAAGGTTTACAAAGGTGATTTAGCTGATGGTACAAAAATTGCAGTAAAACGGCTAACTGATTATGAAAGTCCCGGGGGTGATCAAGCTTTCCAGCGGGAGGTTGAGATGATAAGCGTAGCTGTCCATAGGAACCTTTTACGCCTCATTGGGTTTTGTTCTACTCCAACTGAACGCCTCTTAGTTTATCCTTTCATGGAAAACTTAAGTGTTGCTTCTCGACTACGAG AGCTCAAACCTGGGGAATCCGTTTTGAATTGGGCTACAAGAAAAGGAGTGGCTCTTGGAACGGCCCGAGGCCTTGAATATCTTCATGAACAATGTGATCCTAAAATTATTCATAGAGATGTAAAGGCAGCAAACATATTATTAGATGGAGATTTTGAAGCAGTTGTCGGGGACTTTGGTTTGGCAAAACTGGTTGATGTTCAAAGGACTAACGTGACAACTCAAATTCGTGGGACAATGGGCCATATAGCTCCTGAATACTTGTCTACAGGAAAGTCTTCAGAAAAGACAGATGTTTTTAGTTACGGGGTTATGCTTTTGGAGCTTGTAACAGGTCAACGTGCGATTGACTTTTCACGtttggaagatgaagatgatgtgttattgcttgaCCAT GTGAAGAAGCTACAGCGGGAGAAAAAACTAGATGCTATTGTTGACAGCAACCTTAAAAAAGAGTACAACATAGAAGAGGTTGAAATGATAGTACAGGTTGCATTACTGTGCGCACAAGCTATGCCAGAGGAACGTCCGGCAATGTCAGAGGTTGTAAGAATGTTAGAGGGAGAAGGGCTGACTGAAAGATGGGAAGAATGGCAGCATGTGGAGGTTACTCGGAGGCAAGACACAGAGAGACTGCAAAGAAGATTTGCATGGGGAGAAGATTCGATTCATAACCAAGAGGCCATCGAGTTGTCGGGTGGAAGATGA
- the LOC131661466 gene encoding probable LRR receptor-like serine/threonine-protein kinase At5g10290 isoform X2 — protein sequence MLRPASLQTGTKINSLAFMGLTGTLTPRIGALKSLTTLSLQGNHISGEIPKEFGNLTSLVRLDLENNMLTGEIPSSLGNLKRLQFLTLSQNNLKGIIPESLSSVPNLINLLLDSNDLRGQIPEQLFNVPKYNFTGNKLNCGVGYQHLCISDSENQGSSHKSKIGLVVGTVIGLILLLFLGSVLFFWCKGYKREVYEDVPGEVDRRITLGQIKKFSWRELQIATDNFNEKNVLGQGGFGKVYKGDLADGTKIAVKRLTDYESPGGDQAFQREVEMISVAVHRNLLRLIGFCSTPTERLLVYPFMENLSVASRLRELKPGESVLNWATRKGVALGTARGLEYLHEQCDPKIIHRDVKAANILLDGDFEAVVGDFGLAKLVDVQRTNVTTQIRGTMGHIAPEYLSTGKSSEKTDVFSYGVMLLELVTGQRAIDFSRLEDEDDVLLLDHVKKLQREKKLDAIVDSNLKKEYNIEEVEMIVQVALLCAQAMPEERPAMSEVVRMLEGEGLTERWEEWQHVEVTRRQDTERLQRRFAWGEDSIHNQEAIELSGGR from the exons ATGCTTCGCCCAGCCAGCTTACAAACTGGAACAAAAATCAA TTCACTAGCTTTTATGGGATTGACTGGAACCTTGACACCAAGAATAGGAGCTCTAAAAAGTCTTACAACTCT TTCTTTACAAGGGAATCACATCTCTGGTGAGATACCAAAAGAATTTGGAAATCTTACCAGCTTAGTGAGATTGGATCTGGAAAACAACATGTTAACCGGTGAAATACCGTCTTCCCTTGGTAATCTTAAAAGGCTTCAATTCTT GACATTGAGTCAGAACAATCTCAAAGGGATTATTCCAGAATCACTTAGCAGTGTCCCAAACTTGATCAATCT TCTGTTAGATTCAAATGATCTTAGAGGACAGATTCCGGAGCAGTTATTCAATGTTCCTAAGTACAA TTTCACTGGAAATAAGTTGAATTGTGGCGTGGGTTATCAGCATCTTTGCATATCTGATAGTGAAAATCAAG GTTCTTCACATAAATCAAAAATAGGCCTCGTAGTTGGAACAGTTATaggtttaattcttcttctttttcttggtagcgttttgtttttctggtgcaAAGGATACAAGCGTGAAGTATATGAAGATGTTCCAG GTGAAGTTGATCGGCGAATTACATTAGGTCAAATAAAAAAGTTTTCCTGGAGAGAACTACAGATAGCTACAGACAACTTCAACGAGAAAAATGTATTAGGACAGGGAGGCTTTGGAAAGGTTTACAAAGGTGATTTAGCTGATGGTACAAAAATTGCAGTAAAACGGCTAACTGATTATGAAAGTCCCGGGGGTGATCAAGCTTTCCAGCGGGAGGTTGAGATGATAAGCGTAGCTGTCCATAGGAACCTTTTACGCCTCATTGGGTTTTGTTCTACTCCAACTGAACGCCTCTTAGTTTATCCTTTCATGGAAAACTTAAGTGTTGCTTCTCGACTACGAG AGCTCAAACCTGGGGAATCCGTTTTGAATTGGGCTACAAGAAAAGGAGTGGCTCTTGGAACGGCCCGAGGCCTTGAATATCTTCATGAACAATGTGATCCTAAAATTATTCATAGAGATGTAAAGGCAGCAAACATATTATTAGATGGAGATTTTGAAGCAGTTGTCGGGGACTTTGGTTTGGCAAAACTGGTTGATGTTCAAAGGACTAACGTGACAACTCAAATTCGTGGGACAATGGGCCATATAGCTCCTGAATACTTGTCTACAGGAAAGTCTTCAGAAAAGACAGATGTTTTTAGTTACGGGGTTATGCTTTTGGAGCTTGTAACAGGTCAACGTGCGATTGACTTTTCACGtttggaagatgaagatgatgtgttattgcttgaCCAT GTGAAGAAGCTACAGCGGGAGAAAAAACTAGATGCTATTGTTGACAGCAACCTTAAAAAAGAGTACAACATAGAAGAGGTTGAAATGATAGTACAGGTTGCATTACTGTGCGCACAAGCTATGCCAGAGGAACGTCCGGCAATGTCAGAGGTTGTAAGAATGTTAGAGGGAGAAGGGCTGACTGAAAGATGGGAAGAATGGCAGCATGTGGAGGTTACTCGGAGGCAAGACACAGAGAGACTGCAAAGAAGATTTGCATGGGGAGAAGATTCGATTCATAACCAAGAGGCCATCGAGTTGTCGGGTGGAAGATGA
- the LOC131661468 gene encoding chaperone protein dnaJ A6, chloroplastic-like, producing the protein MAVTPFGNTSATQWGIRPQLIARSSTVPKFASASQNATSKVNFMAASSSTFFARDSLRFSIGSYQTLHRRRGSRFIVRAETDYYTVLGVSRNSTKSEIKTAYRKLARNYHPDVNKEPGAEDKFKEISNAYEVLSDDEKRSIYDKYGEAGLKGQGMGGMGDFSNPFDLFETLFEGMGGGGMGSRGSWNGAVDGEDEYYSLLLNFKEAVFGVEKEIEIRRLENCGTCDGSGAKPGTKSSTCKTCGGQGRVVTQTRTPLGIFQQSMTCSSCNGTGETRTPCGTCSGDGRVRKTKRISLKVPAGVDSGSRLRVRNEGNTGRRGGSPGDLFVVLEVIPDPVLKREDTNILYSCKVSYIDAILGTTLKVPTVDGMVDLKIPAGTQPGSTLVMAKKGVPLLNKKNMRGDQLVRVQVEIPKKLSSDERKLIEELSELSKGKTAAGRR; encoded by the exons atGGCGGTTACACCTTTTGGTAATACTTCAGCTACTCAATGGGGAATTCGTCCTCAGCTTATCGCCAGATCCAGCACTGTGCCCAAGTTTGCTTCGGCAAGCCAGAA TGCTACAAGCAAGGTAAACTTTATGGCTGCCTCAAGTTCAACCTTTTTTGCTCGGGATTCCTTGCGTTTTAGCATAGGCTCATATCAAACTTTGCATCGTCGAAGGGGATCAAGGTTTATAGTTAGAGCTGAAACA GATTACTACACTGTCCTTGGGGTGTCAAGAAATTCTACCAAATCTGAAATTAAGACTG CTTATCGTAAGCTAGCCCGGAATTATCATCCAGATGTGAACaa GGAGCCCGGTGCAGAAGACAAATTTAAGGAAATTAGTAATGCATATGAG GTCTTATCAGATGATGAAAAACGATCCATATATGACAAATATGGAGAGGCAGGGCTTAAGGGTCAAGGAATGGGCGGCATGGGG GATTTCAGCAATCCTTTTGATCTGTTTGAGACGCTATTTGAGGGCATGGGTGGTGGTGGCATGGGCAGCAGAGGTTCTTGGAATGGAGCAGTGGATGGCGAAGATGAGTATTACAGTCTTCTTTTGAATTTCAAAGAAGCCGTTTTCGGAGTGGAAAAGGAGATAGAGATAAGGCGACTTGAGAATTGTGGAACTTGCGATGGTTCAGGGGCCAAACCAGGGACTAAATCATCCACATGTAAAACGTGTGGTGGTCAGGGTCGTGTTGTCACTCAGACAAGGACTCCGTTAGGTATCTTTCAGCAGTCTATGACTTGCTCATCTTGCAATGGGACTGGAGAAACCCGCACACCTTGCGGTACATGTTCTGGGGATGGTCGGGTTAGGAAAACAAAGCGGATAAGTCTCAAGGTTCCGGCCGGTGTGGATTCTGGTAGCCGTTTAAGGGTCCGAAACGAAGGTAACACTGGAAGGCGCGGTGGTTCTCCCGGTGACCTCTTTGTTGTTCTTGAAGTTATTCCAGATCCCGTGCTGAAACGAGAAGACACCAACATTTTATACTCTTGTAAAGTGTCCTATATTGATGCAATCTTGGGGACTACACTCAAGGTTCCAACTGTAGATGGCATGGTGGATTTAAAAATCCCTGCTGGTACACAACCGGGATCAACACTCGTTATGGCTAAGAAAGGAGTTCCACTGCTGAACAAAAAGAACATGAGGGGTGATCAATTGGTTCGAGTGCAAGTTGAGATTCCGAAGAAACTGAGCAGCGATGAGAGAAAACTTATCGAAGAACTCTCGGAGTTGAGCAAAGGCAAGACTGCGGCCGGTAGGAGATGA